The genomic interval TGTAGAATAATAATTTCTGATAGAACATATATTAATCACAACtagtaattattaaaaatattatgatatgataaaaaaatcataacataaCATTTGCTCAAAAACTTTAACATTGAGTATTctataaacaaaaaatgaaaaaaaaaaaatgtttcaacataaaaaataagaaatgtctaccaaaaaataaaagtttaaaactaaAATGTTGCATGCATGAATAAACGTTGTTTAGTACATGAGAagattataaaacaaataagtactatatatatatatataaacatatatgattAATGGTGCTTGATAGTAGAATATTACATGTGTGTGAAGGATCCAACAACCAACTCCTGAGTTGTTGTAAAAGATTTTTGCCCTGACTTGAGAGAACATAATCAGCAGAAGCTTGATAAGGATGAGCATCACCCCCATTTTTCCCTTCAAATAATCCAAATGAAGAGCGGCGCTTTTTGATATTGGATATAGTAATCACCTTTATAAATTTTCATCTATTCAAAAGATATTTGAGTTTCAAAGTTTAGTATATGAGACTCAAGTAAAATATCACactgaattttattttaatttcaaatattttagcATGAAGGAATAAAAACTGACAATTGTTGTTCATGAATATCACATAAGttcaaaatcaacaaagaaaaatgaagaaattttacTAGCAAAACTAAATCATACAAGTTGATGTGTATTAAGCAATCACTTGTTACAGTACACAGTTGCAGTACATGTTAGGCTATCCAAACCACGCAAATTTTCAAAACCTaacatatgaataaataaaaagaaaaaatgaagatcATAATAAGATCAATGAAAGCACTTGCGTAATATTCGAGTTTCAACAGGAGATCAAAGTTTGggaaataatcataataattatattattatacacacacacacacgcacacacacacacacacacacacacacacaagtcaTAGAACAAATGTATATCCAAAAGACATGAtgatatatgcatataaaaaaatagtccaaacaaatttaatttataatcaataaatacaGCAATTACCTTAACGCATTGCAGACAAATAATGTCTTCATGAGACTTAACCTGCGGAAATTTCGTTGGATCCagtgaaaaaaaattgactGAAAGCGCAGGAGAGGATTGATCCATTATCTTTAGATTGAGATAATAATCTGAAGAGCAAGTAaaagttcattaaaaaaaaatgtatccTCAAAGTAAGTTTCTCCATCAAATGCTACATAAAATGTAGAACAATTGTACATAGTATCAAAATTCTTCATACTCAGATGTTGAGAAAAACCTAACCTCACTCTGGCCAAACTCCCTGTTTGTAAAGATTAAAGAGCATATGTTAGGGGCTAGAGTAACACTCAATCTTCTAATTAAGGTAGAATAAACTAAAAGAACTTCAAATTCTCTCTGCCTTTCATTAGCTAAGGAAATCAGGTCTGTTGCACTCTTTCAATGAGATAGGTCTCTGGCCCTGCAGTTATaactgactttttttttatgaaccaAAAAGTTCATAAAATTATCCTCTTTAAAGGCCCAATCTGTTGAGCAACACCTAAATCATACTACAGCCTACTGAAAAccataaacaacaaaaaggaATGAAATTTAACATCACAATCGTAACAATCAAAGAAACCCTAAATGATGAACAGAAAACCAGCAAGAAAATATTGAAGAGAAATGCATGAAGAGAGTGAAACAGACGGAAATTAAAAGGTTTTTCAGGAAAGGAATGCAAACCAGATCCCCGGCTCTTTTTAGGGCTTCCAATTTCAGTGATCACCGCCAATAGATTGATGTTGATATCAATGGCTTTCTTGGCATCAAGAAGTGAAAGATATTCATAGTTGGTCGACGACGACGACGAAGTTGCCATTGATAGCGCTCCGGtgctcgctctctctctctctctctctcaatcctcACTCTGTTTCCTCACTCTGTTTTGAAGTTCACTTTCCGAATTCCAAATTTCCAATTGAAGTTATCAAAAACGAGGAAACAATGATGACAAAGAGATGTAGGTGGAGGCTATATAGGTTTCCCGGGTCCCAAGGTTAGGGTTtacctaaatatttatttactttttataaatACTTGGACAATTTCTATATTTCTATTTCTATGTTGTATAATGTAAGAATTTGATGCTTGcgtaaatttatttgttttttttttaacgtgGAAATATGTAAGTATAACTCTAcattacatgaaaaataaaataatcaaattcttGTAGTTAATACaggaaaataaatttatgacaataaaaactaactaaaaataaataaataaatcacttatttattaaaaaaaaagaaaatcacagccaacagaaacattgaaaaaaatacaaataaatactaaaataaataagctCACGGAGAgagacaaggaaagaacacaAACTAACTAAAAAGCGGGAAGAtgagaaagcaagaaaaaaataaaataaaaataccaactttttattatataagtaACTATAAATATGGTTGTAATTGAGCTGAGCGAAGTTAAGTTTTGCTATATTCAAACTTAGCTAAACATAATTTTAAGTCGATCCCAACCTCAAATTAAACCTATTTTAAACTTCATTTATCAGAGGGCTTGgctaattaagaaaatatagagtTCGCAAATAGCACAATTTTAATTGGGCCCAagctcaagtttttttttataaatctacCTTAACCTTTATTTATCATGCTTGAGCTTGCTTcgttaaaaaattatagaactCTAGCGTAGCTTATTTGACTATAGGATTTGTTCCTGCACTATACCTCTATAATAGATAATGAGatctttaaattattataataaccaATGTATTACACGAGTTGTTCACAAACCTTAAAGTTCAAGTTGGGCTTATTTCTGTTACAAGCTTAGAAATTAGATTCAAGAATCACTTGTTTAGTTTACCAAACAAAGCCAAGCCtccaaatttttaataaacacattGATTGGTTCGTTTATCTCCCTAGCTATaaatctaatgtttttttaaaaaaatttatcatcatTAAATTACACATATAAATGAAAAGAGAAGTATGTAATATGTTATATTGTGATTGTcaattgtcttgatttttttcccaaGTTCTTGTTCTCAATGTATTTTCTTAATTAGCTATACTTTTccatttcattttcaaaataataataataataatattaacttaacaatttttttttttttgataaaagtggataaaccactactttattgaaaaagaaaagcagaAGCTCGAAAGTACAACTCACAAGGTAAACAAAGTAAAGAGTTCTCACCAGCAGTGAAGaactcagaaaagaaaatacaagtaaacaaataagGCAGCTGGGAAAGCGAAGAGATCCGTCTGGAGTCACAGGACAGTCCGAGCTGCAGGAAGGAGTAGATTACTCCTGAATCAATGGAGTGTCAAGATTGCCGGTGTTATCTGCGGTCCGTGCGCTCAGAAAGTCGAGGGAGCGCTTTATCTTCTTGGAGGCTTCATTCAGCGTTTGCTGGTGGGGTAAAGAAGCTGTAGAAAACCAAGCAAGCAACATATTAATGATTTTGAATAATACTTTAGGAAAAGGTAATGCAGTGTTTTGAAAGATGCGGTTGTTCCGttccagccaaatattccagataaTTGCTCTAGAGAGTAAGTCCCACAACAATCTAATGGTTGAATGTAATGAAGGTAACCATAAGGTCCAGATGCTTGAAAACTGTGGGAGGTAGAGATTGAAGATCAAGAGTGTTGGAGAAGTAGGACCAAAAACGGGAAGAATAGACACAGTCTAAAAAGAGATGATCCACAGTTTCAGAATTCTTGTGGCAAAGAGTGCAAGTATCTGTGGCGTTTGGGTTACATCCCTTCTTAAAGAGATTAGTGAGTGTGTGAATTTTATTATCCCAAACAAGGCagcaaaaaagaataattttactTGGACAATGAGTTTTCCAAAAATTAGAATATAGTGGACTGCGCATTCcaccatcaattaaaaaattatagaatgatTTAACAGTGAAAATACCATTCTTTTCCAAGGTCCAAGTAATGGAATCATCCTGATCATGAGAACAAACTGGAATTAAGTTTAAGATAGTAGACAAATCATCACGTGTTGCGGAATGAAAAACTTTCATAGAGTTGCTAAGGAGCGAGAATTGTCTAAAGGGAAATCCATGGTTGGGAACAGTCATTGAATAGTGTTGGCCAGAGATCCTTAAGTACTTGTCCCCCCGTCCATCGATCATGCCAAAGAAGAGTATCCTTTCCATTTCTAACAGTTTTGGAAATACATGATCTAAAAAGATATTAGGGTAGTGATGACACGGCCcaaaaaaatgatttgtttCTAGGGAGGGTGTGAAACAAAGTTCCAGGTAAAATGATGGAGTAGTTGGATCTGATGATTTTAGCCCAACacaagttagggttagaaataaacttccaccaccattttccaaggaGAGCTTTGTTGAATTTGGCAAGATTAAGAATTCCCCAACCTCCCAAGAGGCGAGGCCGCAGATTCGATTCCAAGCGACCCGGTCCTAGCTTCTTTAGAGTTCAAGTCGGTCCTTTCCAAAGGAAGTCCCTACGAGTCTTATCAATTTCCTTAATTACCCAAGCGGGTAGTTTGAAGACGTCATCCACGTAAACATGTGTTGTGGATAAGGCGAATTGATAAGGGTTAGACGACCACCAATGGAGAGATAAGTAGATTTCCAAGTGGGGAGTCTCGCTCGGACAGTCTGGATAAGTTTGGTCCAATCTCGTCTCTGGGTCGATCTACGCGAAAGAAGTACTCCCAAGTAGGTAATAGGGAGGCGGTTTCTATTGCAATTGAGAATTGCTGCAGATGAAAAGTTTGGTTGGAAACCAAAGTTTGTTGAGTATAAAcagtttttggaaaaattgattGATAACCCAGAAGAGCCTTGAAAAGGTAAAGAATAAGTTTGATGATGTGAAGGTCTTCATGTCCACTGTAGCGGAGAGATGATAAGATCATCCGCATATTGAAGATGACAGATTCGTTCATCTTGAGAGATTTGAACTCCAATTAAGATTTTGGAACTGAGGGCGTGGTGGAACATAGCACTAAGAGCGTCGGACTAAGGCGAAAAAGGAGGGAGAGGCGGGTCTCCTTGTCGAGACCTTTTGCGTCGGATGTAACCATGGGTGGTGCCATTGATTAGGATCCGGGCCTTGGCAGGGTCTTTTAGGATGGTATGAATCCACGATAACCATTTGTTACCGAAGCCTCTAGCAGTAAGGATTTCAAGAAGGAAGTCCCAGTCTAAAGAGTCAAAAGCCTTAGCGAAGTCTACTTTGAAAGCGTAACCAAGAGATTTCCCTTTTTGGAGATGGAAAATTGGTTCTTGGGCGCAATGATGTTATCGATGATACATGCGCTTTGATAAATCCAGATTGAGATTCATCGACCAAGTCGCTGATCACCAAACTTAGTCTAGTAGCAAGAATCTTGGGGATAATTTTGCAAGTGGAATTGATTAGACTAATAGGTCGAAAGTCAGATACATCAGTCGGGGCCTTCTTTTTGCGATAAGTGCTATATATGAACCCAATTAATCTTTTCAATGTTAATTGAGCCATCATAGAAGTCTTAGCAAAGGTTGACAACTGAATCTTGTAGTAAGGTCCAATgattttgaaagaagaaaattggGAAACCATCTGGCCCGGGGGCTTTGTCGGTGTTCAGATCAAAAACAGCATTTTTGATCTCATCCAAGGTAAACGGTCGTTCAAGGGAAGATAGTTCAACATGCGTCTTGTAGTTGAAAAGGCTTTGCCAATCAAGAAGGAATCTTTGATTGGAAGGTGTTCCCAAAAGAAGTTGAAAGTGTTTGgaaaataacttcccaatttcaCGATCCCCTTCCACCCAATGTCCATTATTACAAATTCGGGGTATGAAGTTCTTGTTACATCTTCCGTTAGCAATATTATGGAAGAATTTGGTATTTGAATCTCCTTCCTTAAGCCAAGTAATTCTAGATCTCTGCTTCCAAtaaatttcctcttgtttttgTAAAGTGTGTAGTTCAAGGCGAATCTGAGAAAGATGGGTGGTTTCAACTTCTGTAAGAGGTCTAAGTTCACTTATGGAATCAAGTGAGGCTAAAATAGAGATAAGATTTTTCTTGTGAAGATTAGTCACGCCAAAGTTTAACTTAGCCCAGTTTCTAAGTTTAGCTTTCAAAAAGGCTAATTTTTTGGAGATGATGAAGGCTCCGCAACCATCGAAATTAGTTTCGGTCCACCAGTCTTTAATTAGGTTATTAAGTTGGTCATTGGTATACCACGCTTTTTCCAACCTAAAAATTCTGGGGCGAGGGCATGTGTCCCAAAATCAAGACAAATAGGAGAGTGATCTGATCCAATTCTAGGTAAAGCAAACTGGATGGAACgaggaaaaacaataaattgggATTATGATTATTGATTATTGCACTTGGATCATCCATTTATTTACAAGTATAAATTGTTTGATGACATAGTAAatgctaaaataaataaataaataaagttaataaaatataaaatcaaatttaaaaatttattaaaataaattaaatataaaaatctctcttgtactttttcttattttaataaatttatggtttgtttattttattaaaaaaaattaaacataaaacaaaatgactaattataaacataaaaaaaaatacatttaaagaACAAGAAACCATAAACATTCAAGAATCATCACCAAGCTTCTTCATGCGCAACAAAGCACCACCAACCAATACCAGCGTTGTGGAGAGGTGCTCAGGAATGGAGCTTTTGAAATTTATCAATGGCAATGGCGATGGCGATGGTGAGAAACTGCTCTGAATAtactttgatttattctttgttGTTATGATTTCAATCAAGTCTATGAGGATTCATTCTCAATTGAAAATTTTCTGTAAAAATTTGCTCTTTTTTCATGAAATCGAGAAGACCTAATCCAATTAATGTTTGTCTTAGATTTGCTTACTCATGAATTGGCTCTCAGAAACAAAATTAGACATTTAGAGATGTGTTGCCAAGAGATAGGAAAGATATGGCACAATTAGTTGTTGAAGTTGAGATTGGGCCTATCAAATTAAAACAAGCAATGGACTTAGAAGACCAAATCCATGGATTGGAAATCAATCACAGTTCCGATAGATGAAGGACATTCTACTAAGATTttcttatctttgatttccacaAGATAACTAATTGCCTTCTATTTCTATAATTATATGCTCATCTTCTTTAACTACATGAATATGATGATGAATCTCAGGCAtttttgtcatgtcttatttctatacaaaaatcgAGTTCACACTAGTGCTTGTCGATCTAAGTGCGGTGAAGAATGGAAGAGTTAATTACCTACACCAGCTAAACAATGAAAGGCTGAAGGCTGTGAAAATGGAGTTTGAAGGAGGGCCTGCTATAGACATCACACATGCATGATAAGTAGGAAAATTTAAAGCCAACAGACAAGTCTAGCtacaaattttagatttttaaggAGGCCACTGACCACACAAAACCAGCCATTGCCCACATGAATGAGACAGAACTTGATTGGCCTAATCAGTTAGCAATAACCATGGAACTCTTAATTAGTGACAGGTGACAAGAACCCGGCCTTAGCAGTACCACATATTCCTGATTATCTCAATTTCCAATTTCATCAGTGTCCACAATATTCACAATTTTCCTACTCCACAATCTGAATTAGCAGGCCATTAATTATGATTGCTATAGCATGGTGGACTTCTTAAAGCATTCTATGATTTGAAGTTTATCGTGATCAATCAACCAGGTAAAAATAAGCACTTCTGATGTTTGACAACCAAGTATTCAAGTGTATAACATATAATTCTAGTTAATAATCAGGACATTTTACTTTCACTTATAATGTTGGGAGAATTATATTGTGCATATTATTTAAGAGTGAAATCTTCTTTTCCTTAAAAGACCTTCAAACATTACAAGCTTCCAGAAATTCTAGTCACCCCTTTGGTTATAGGTTGAAgctttatttgtatattttctgaTAAATACATCTCCTCTCATCATTTATGATGCTGGTATATCATATGTGGCGTATCTCTTACACTGATCTGCTGACATATGTTGAAGTTGGTAGAATGCAGAAAATGGAATGCTTCTCAGTTATCTATGTAAAACATAAACAAGATAATATTTGACATCAAGACAAATGGCTCCTTGTTTGCTTTTTTGTCAAAAGTAGTAAAGCTCATCTTCTCAGGAGCTTATATTGAAGGTTCATGTTATTTGAAAGCCATTTCAGCAGTAAATTCTAGATTTCAAGTGATTGACTTTATATGTTTGGGTGTTTCAC from Dioscorea cayenensis subsp. rotundata cultivar TDr96_F1 chromosome 7, TDr96_F1_v2_PseudoChromosome.rev07_lg8_w22 25.fasta, whole genome shotgun sequence carries:
- the LOC120264678 gene encoding uncharacterized protein LOC120264678, translated to MATSSSSSTNYEYLSLLDAKKAIDININLLAVITEIGSPKKSRGSGSLARVRLLSQSKDNGSILSCAFSQFFFTGSNEISAGFENLRGLDSLTCTATVYCNK